The following nucleotide sequence is from Microbacterium arborescens.
GACGGCGCTCGAGGCCATCGCCGCGCGCGAGGCCGGCATGGAGATCCTCGGGTTCTCCCTCATCACCAACCTCGCCGCCGGCATCCAGGAGAGCCCCCTCAGCCATGCCGAGGTGATCGAGGCCGGACGCGAGGCCGAGCCGGTGATCTCAGCGCTCCTCGCCCGCGTGATCGAGGCGCTGTGACCGCCGCGGACGAGCCTGTCACGGGCGTGGGCGTCGAGACGACGACCCCGGTGGTGCCGTGGGACGCGGCGCGAGCCTGGCTCGCTCAGGATCCCGACCCCGAGACCCGGGACGAGCTGGCCGCGGTCATCGCGGCGGCTGAGGCGGGGGATGCCGTCGCCGCAGCCGACCTCGTCGACCGCTTCGGCACCCGCCTGGCCTTCGGCACCGCGGGACTCCGAGGCCGGCTCGGCGCCGGAAGCAATCGCATGAACCGCGTTCTCGTGACGCAGGCCGCCGCGGGCCTGGCGGCGTACCTCCTCGAGAAGGCGGGCCCGGACGCCCCTCCCGTCGTCGTCATCGGTTACGACGGACGCCGGGGCTCAGCGCGGTTCGCACAGGACTCCGCCGAGGTCTTCGCGGGCGCCGGCCTGCGGGCCATCCTGCTCCCCCGTCTGCTCCCGACGCCGGTTCTGGCGTTCGCGGTGCGGCACCTCGGCGCTGACGCGGGCGTCATGGTCACCGCGAGCCACAACCCGCCTGACGACAACGGGTACAAGGTCTACCTCGGCGGCGCCGACGACGGCTCGCAGATCGTGCCGCCCGCCGACGCTGAGATCGCCGCGCACATCCAGCGGGTGGCCGACGCGGGCGACATCTCGGCCCTCCCCCGCTCCGAGCGGTACGAGACCGCCGACGACGCGGTCGTCGAGGCTTACGTCGCGGCGACGGCGACGGTCGCCCCGGCTCCTGCCGGCGCGAACGGGATGCGCTGGGTCTACACCGCCATGCACGGCGTGGGGACCGAGACGATGCTGCGCATCCTCGACGCCGCCGGCTACCCCCACCCCGTTCAGGTCGCCGAGCAGGCGGAGCCGGACGGCCGGTTCCCCACCGTCGCCTTCCCCAATCCCGAGGAGCCGGGCGCGATGGACCTGGCGCTCGAGACAGCGCGCGCGAACGACGCCGAGTTCATCCTGGCCAACGACCCCGACGCCGATCGTCTCGCCGTCGCGATTCCGGATGCCGCGGCGGAGGGCGGCTGGCGGCGGCTGACGGGCAATCAGATCGGTCTGCTGCTCGGCTGGCGCGCGGCGCGTCGCGCCGCGGAGGGTGGCACGACGCCGGGGGCATCGCTCGCCTGCTCGCTCGTCTCCTCCCCCGCGCTCCAGGTCGTCGCCGAGCGCTACGGCCTCGACTTCCACGCCACCCTGACCGGGTTCAAGTGGATCTCACGCGCCCCCGGGCTCGTCTTCGGATTCGAGGAGGCGCTCGGCTACCTCGTCAATCCCGAAACGGTCAAGGACAAGGACGGCATCTCCGCCGCCATCGCGATCCTCGGCCTCGCCGCCGAAGCGCGAGAGCAGGGCCGTGCGCTGGGCGACCTGCTCGCCGAGTTCGACGCCGAGTTCGGCAGCTTCGCCAGCGGACAGGTGTCGGTGCGCGTCGACGACCTCGCGGTCATCGGGCGCATCACCGCCGCCCTCCGCGCGGCGCCGCCCACGCGGATCGGCGATGCCGCGGTCGTGTCGTTCGAGGATCTCGCCGCTCCGGTGACGGGTCCGCCGCTCGGCGACATCCTCCGACTGTGGCTCAAGGGCGACGCCCGCATCCTCGTACGCCCGAGCGGCACCGAGCCCAAGCTCAAGCTGTACCTCGACGTCCGCGGAGACTCGCCCGCCGACGCGGTATCCCGGCTCGCCGCTCTCGAGGCCGGCGTCCGCGAGCTGCTCGCGACCATCGGCTGACGCACGCGTTCCGGCACGCACGGCCCACGCGTCGCGCATTCCGCGCCGCTAGGCTTCGGGAGTGCTGCTGACCGAACCCGTAGAGCTCGCCGACGACCACGTGCGGCTCGTGCCGCTCGCGTACGACCATGCCGACGACCTGACGCGGGCCACCGTCGGACTCGAGTACGCCTGGTACACCTCGGTTCCCGACTCGGTGTCGGCGGACATCACGCAGCGACTCGCCTGGCGCGACGAGGGGCACATGAACCCGTTCGCCGTGCTGCGGGGCGACATCGCGGTGGGGATGACGACGTTCTGCAACATCGACCAGCCCAACCGCAGAGTCGAGATCGGGCACACCTGGCTCTCGCCCGCCGTGCAGCGCACAGCCGTCAACACCGCCGCGAAACGCCTCCTGCTCGCCCACGCGTTCGAGGCCTGCGACGCCATCGCGGTGGAGTTCCGCACGTCATGGCACAACCGCCAATCGCGCGCGGCGATCGAGCGGCTCGGCGCGAAGCAGGACGGCGTGCTCCGCAACCACCGGCTCGGGCCGCACGGAACGCTGCGCGACACCGTCGTGTACTCCGTGCTCCCGCACGAGTGGCCCGCGGTGAAGCTGGGACTCGGGGCGCGACTGGCCCGCTGAGCGCAGGCGATCAGCCGTCGACGACCGCCACGAGCTCGTCGAGGAAGGCGCTGAAGGTCGTGCCGCGGCGCACGATCCGCTGCACGCTCTCGCGCTCGCTGAAAACCTCGACCAGCTGCTCGAAGACGGTCTGGAACGCGGCGCGATCCGATTCGGAGAACGCCACCATCGCCACGACCTGCACCCGCCCGTCGCCCCACGCGATCGAGGGATCCGCGATGCCGAGCGAGATGGCCGTTCGCGTGGCCGTCATGCCGATGGCGTGCGGCACGGCGAGCGCGTCGGTGAAGGCCGTGGACGACAGCCGCTCGCGCTCGATCGTGCGCTCGATGTAGTCGTCGTCGATGACCCCCTGCTCGACGAGCAGCGAGCCCAGTCGGCGTATCGAGGCCTCTTCCCCGCCCTCGCCGTCGAGCCCGCGGATGAAGGCGGAGGGGTCGAAGTAGCGCTCGAGCTCGGCGCGCAGGCGCGCGAGGCGGCGAGCGCGTCGAAGCCGGGCCGCGGCGGTCTGCACGCGATCGATGTCGGCGTCGGTGAGGAACGGCTGGATGTGGACGATCCGATCGCTCATCACGGGAGGCGCGATGGTGGAGAGGATGAGGTCGGTGTCGATCGAGGCCCAGTCCGGGTCGACGCGCGTCTCGACGCCCACGACATCCAGTGCCTGCCCCAACGACCGGTCGACACTGGAACGCAGCAGCTCGTGGAGCTCGTAGTAGCCGGGGCAGACGATCGTCGCCGTCAGCGCCTGCGCCGACAGCCGGCTGCGTTCGAGGCGCCCGCCGACGTGCATCGCGATGTAGGCGATCTCGTCGTCGAGGAGAGGGATGCCGAGGAGGCCCCGAAGCGCGTCGGCGATGTAGACGGCGACCTCGAAGATCATCGGATACGTCGTCTTCAGCGACCGGGTGAGCGGGTTCCGCGACCACGCCTGCTCACGCGCCCGGTGTTTGAGGTTCTGCACGTGCAGCGACAGGCGCAGCACGAAGTCCTCCTGGTCGATGTCGACGAGGAACTCCGCGGCCGCGCGCCGCACGACGTCGCGCACCGCGGTCGCGACATCCGGGTCGATGCGCTCGCGGATGAGCGCCGCCGGCTCGGTCGCCCCCGGGGCGACGACACGTGTGAGCACGAGGGCGGCGAGGTGCTGCCGGTCGCCTGAGCCCAGGACGACCCCGAGGTGGCGTCGCGTGAGGCGATCGAGGATGTCGCCGACCTCCGCGCGGAATGCGGCGTCGTCGGCCTCGGCCACTTCGAGCGCCCGACCTCGAGTGATGCGATCGGCGGCGATGGCGATGTGCATGACGACGTCGCCGATGCCGAACTCGTTGACGAAGTAGCCGAGCTCGGTGAGCTCGGCGACGAGATCATCCTTGAACGGGCCGAAGGCCACCGCCCCGACGGACCGCTCGCCGAGAGTGCGACGAAGACTGTCGAGGTCGAACGATCCGTCGTCGGTCTCTTCGTGCGCGAGCCGGCTGAGGAGCCGCCGCTGAGCCATCTCCGTGCCGCGCAGGCGCGCCCGCGACGACGTGCGCTCGAGGCTGAGCTCGGTGCCGCCGAGCAGGCCGCGCACCCGGCCGAGGTCGGCGTCGATCGTGGCGGGGCTGACGAAGAAGGCCTCCGCGGTCTCGAAGAGGTCGATCCCCTCGGAGGAATCCAGCAGTGCGCGCACGAGGCGGTGCAGCCGGTCGCGAGGTGTGCCCGCGTCACCCACGTGCACCGCGGCGGCACTGTCCGGCCCCGCACGATAGCCCTGCGGCCCGGACTCGACCACGGCGCCGTCGGGGACCCGGGCGTTGAGCGCCGTGACATAGCTTCGGATGGAGCGCGGCGTGACCCCGATCGCGTCGGCGAGCGCGGCTGCCGTCACCCAGTCGCCGTCTCGCGCGAGAATCGCGAGGACGCGGTCCTGCCGGCTCCTGGTCACGCTCCCATTCCATCATGGCCCGACTCACCTTCCGCCCCTGCGGAAGCAGGAAGGCCTTGTCGCCTCTCAGGCCGCTCACAACAATGGGGAGAGGAGGAGGCGGGTCGATGAGGATCCTGGTCGTATGCGGCGCGGGTGCGTCGAGTACTTTCGTCGCACAGCGAGTGCGCCATGCGGCGCAAGCGCGCGGTCTGGACATCACCGCCACCGCCGGAACCGAGCAGTCACTGCCGATCGATCTCGACGCGGCGGACATCGTCCTCGTCGGCCCCCAGCTCATCCCGAAGCTGGACCGGATCACCGAGGCCGCGGCTGCCCGCGGAACGCGCGTCATCCTGATGCCCGCCGACATCTTCCGAGATCTCGACGGCAGCCGGACGCTCGCGCTGATCACCGCTCCGGCTGCCACCACACGTTCCAGCACCGACATCCCTTCAACGGAGAGGACCTCCTCATGAGCGAGGCATCGCGTACCGTCCGCATCGGATCGTCCAACGGGCTCCACGCCCGTCCCGCGAAGCTGTTCGCCCAGGCGGTCAAGCAGTCGGGTGCCAACGTCACGATCTCGAAGGGATCGGGCTCGCCCGTGAACGCGGCGAGCATCCTCGGAGTCATCGCGCTCGGCGTCGAGTACGGCGATTACGTCACCCTCACGGCCGACGGCGACAGCGCGGAGAACGTCCTCGACGAACTCGCCGACCTCCTCGCCACCGACCACGACGAGTGACCACGAACGACCATCGATACGAACACGGACGATACGAAGGAGATCGAGCAATGAGTGAGCTTCGCGGAGTGGGCATCGGCCTGGGAGTCGCGCAGGGACCGATCGCACGGATGGCGGAGCCGCTTCCCGCTCCGAAGGACGAGAAGTCGGAGCGCTCGCTCGACGAAGAGACGGCGCGCGTGAAGGATGCCGTCGCCGCTGTCGCGCGTGAACTCGAACAGCGCGGCGCACAGGCGGGCGGAGCCGCCCGCGACGTGCTCGAAGCGCAGGCCATGATGGCCGAGGACCCGAGCCTCGAGGCCGAGGTCGCGACCCGCCTGCAGGCCGGCAAGACCGGTGAGTTCGCCGTCTACGACGCCTTCGCCTCGTTCCGCGACCAGCTGTCGGCGATGGGCGGCTATCTCGGCGAGCGAGCCGCAGACCTCGACGACGTCGCGCAGCGCGTCATCGCGCACCTCCGCGGCGTCCCCGCCCCGGGCGTGCCCGAGCCGGGACACCCGTTCGTGCTCGTCGCGAAGGACCTCGCCCCCGCAGACACCGCGCTGCTCGACCTCGACATGGTCCTCGCGCTGGTCACCTCCGAGGGCGGTCCGACCTCGCACACCGCGATCCTGGCCCGTGAGAAGTCGATCGTCGCGGTCGTCGGCGTCACCGAGGCCGCGAGCCTCTCCGACGGCGAGACCGTCATCGTCGACGCCGCGAAGGGCGTCGTCACGACCGACCCGAGCGACGACGAGCTCGCGCAGGCCCAGAACCGCGCCGACGAGCGGAAGTCGGCGGCATCCGCCCCGATCACCCCCGGTGCACTCGCCGACGGCACGGCCATCCCGCTGCTGGCGAACCTCGGCAAGCCCGAGGGAGCGGCGCAGGCCGTCGAGCTCGGCGCCGAGGGCGTGGGCCTCTTCCGCACCGAGTTCCTCTTCCTCAGCTCCGCTCAGGCCCCCACCGTCGCGCAGCAGCGCGAGGCCTACACGAAGCTGCTGCAGGCGTTCCCGGGCCAGAAGGTCGTCGTCCGCGCCCTGGATGCCGGGGCCGACAAGCCGCTCGCATTCCTCAACGACGCGCACGAGGAGAACCCGGCGCTCGGGCTCCGCGGGCTCCGCGCCCTCCGCGCCAGCGAGGACATCCTGCGCGAGCAGCTCACCGCGCTCGCCGAAGCGGATGCCGCGACCGAGGCCGACCTGTGGGTCATGGCCCCCATGGTCTCCACCGTCGAGGAGACGGAGTACTTCGTCGGAATCGCTCGCGAGTACGGCATCAAGACCGCCGGTGTCATGGTCGAGGTGCCGTCGTCGGCGCTGCTCGCCGACCACGTGCTCAAGGTCGCCGACTTCGCCTCGATCGGCACCAATGACCTGACGCAGTACACGCTCGCCGCCGACCGCCTGCTCGGTTCGGTGTCGTCGTTCCAGGACCCCTGGCACCCGGCCGTGCTGCGTCTCATCCACGAGACCGGCAAGGCGGGCCAGGCCAACGGCAAGCCCGTGGGCATCTGCGGCGAGGCCGCGGCCGACCCGCTGCTGGCCGTCGTGCTCGTGGGCCTCGGCGCCACGAGCCTGTCGATGGCGCCCACCGCGCTCGCCGACGTCCGCGCCACCCTGCTCGCCCACACCCTCGACGACGCACGTCGCATCGCCGAGGCCGCCCTGACCGCGACGGACGCGGCCTCGGCACGCGCCGCCGCGCAGACCGCCGCCGGCATCTGATCAGCACCAGCACCCGCACCACACACTGCACCGCACCAGAAGGAGAACCAGAAATGACAACGACGTCAACACCATCCGCGGGAGGTGGGGTCCGGGTCCGCGTCCAGCGCTTCGGAACCTTCCTCTCGGGAATGGTCATGCCCAACATCGCGGCCTTCATCGCATGGGGTCTGATCACCGCTCTGTTCATCGACACGGGATGGGTCGGCCAGGACGGGCCGATCGAAGCCTGGCAGTGGGCCGACTCCCGCATGCTCGGCGGCGGGGTCACCCCTGACGGCACCGAGTGGACCGGCCTGGTCGGTCCCATCATCACCTACCTGCTGCCTACCCTGATCGCCTACACCGGTGGCCGCATGGTCTTCGGCGTCCGCGGCGGTGTCGTCGGCGCAGTCGCGGCGATGGGCGTCATCGTGGGCGCCTCGGGCACCATCATGTTCCTCGGCGCGATGGTCGCCGGTCCCCTGACCGCTCTGGCTCTCAAGTGGATCGAGAAGCTGTGGGCGGGCAAGGTCCGCGCCGGATTCGAGATGCTCGTCGACAACTTCAGTGCCGGCTTCGTCGCATTCTTCGCGGCGCTCGCAGCCTTCTTCTGGCTTGCCCCGGTGATGAAGTTCGTCACCGACGTGCTCGGTGGTGCCGTCGGCTTCCTCGTCGACCGCGGCCTGATCCCGCTGGCGAGCATCATCGTCGAGCCCGCGAAGGTGCTGTTCCTCAACAACGCCATCAACCACGGCGTGTTCACCCCGCTCGGAACCCAGGAGTCGCTCGAGACCGGGAAGAGCCTGCTCTTCCTCGTCGAGGCCAACCCCGGCCCGGGTGCCGGCCTCCTGCTCGCGATCTCCGTCTTCGGGGTCGGCATCGCGCGCGGTACCGCACCGGGTGCGTTCATCATCCAGTTCTTCGGCGGCATCCACGAGGTGTACTTCCCGTACGTGCTGGCGAAGCCCCTCCTGATCGTCGCGCTCATCGCCGGTGGCGCCAGTGGTGTTGCCACGAACGCCATCTTCAACTCCGGCCTCGTCGCGGCAGCCTCGCCGGGGTCGATCTTCGCGGTGCTCATCCAGACCGCGCCGGGCAGCCACCTCGGCGTCATCCTGTCGGTCATCATCTCGGCCGGTGTGACGTTCGCCGTCTCGGCGGCAATCCTGCTGGCGGGCCGCAAGCGCGACCTCGCCCGCGAGGCGGCCGGTGAGGGCACCTTCGAGGACGCCATCGCACGCACCGAGGCCAACAAGGGCAAGAGCTCGGAGGCCCTGTCGGGTCTGCGCGCATCGGGTGCGGCCGCCGCCACCGGCGCAGCCGCCGCCACCGGCACCGGCACCGCGACGGCGACCAAGCCGATCCAGTCGATCGTGTTCGCGTGCGACGCGGGCATGGGCTCGTCGGCGATGGGCGCGAGCGTCCTCCGCAACAAGATGAAGAAGGCCGGCATCGAGGACGTCACCGTCGTCAACAAGGCCATCGCGAACCTCGACGGCACCGCCGACCTGGTCATCACGCAGCAGCAGCTGACCGACCGCGCGAAGGCGCAGAACCCCGACGCGCTGCACGTGTCGGTGGACAACTTCATGAACTCGCCGAAGTACGACGAGGTCGTGGAGATGGTCCGCAAGCAGCACGACGCCGACGCATAGGCTCGAAACCCAGACCCGGGGCCGGGGCGGTCCATCCGCCTCGGCCCCGCGTCATCCCCCCGCAACATCACTCGAAGGAGACAGACATGGCACGTGAGGTCCTGAACATCGGTCAGATCCGCATCCACTCCGGAAGCGCTACCCGCGAAGAGGCGATGAAGGAGGCCGCTGACCTTCTCGAGTCCGCAGGTGCCGTCACTTCCGCGTACTTCGACGCCATGCAGCAGCGGGAGCAGACCGTGTCGACGTACATGGGCAACGAGCTCGCCATCCCCCACGGCACCAACGAGACCAAGGACGCGATCCTCGACTCGGCGCTGTCGTTCGTCCGCTACGACGGCGGCGTCGACTGGGGCGGGGAGCCCGTGTCGTTCGTCGTCGGCATCGCCGGCAAGGGCGACGAGCACCTCGACATCCTGTCGCAGATCGCCCTGCTCTTCTCCGAGGAGGACGACGTCGCCCGACTGAAGGCCGCGCAGACCCCCGACGAGCTCTACGCCCTGCTCGCTTCGGTGAACCAGTGAGCACCGCGGTCCACTTCGGAGCCGGCAACATCGGCCGCGGCTTCGTCGGCCTCCTCCTGAACGAAGGCGGCTACGAGCTCGTCTTCTCCGATGTCGCCGCTCCCCTGGTCGACGCCATCAACGCCGCGTCCGAGTACACCGTCCACGAGGTCGGCGAGGGCGGTGTCGACCGCACCGTCACCGGTTTCCGCGCACTCAACAGCGCGGAGGACCCGCAGGCCGTCGCGGATGCCGTCGCGACCGCGGACGTCGTCACGACCGCGGTGGGTCCCACTGTTCTGAAGTTCATCGCGCCGCACATCCTCGCCGGTCTCGCGCTGCGCGACCCCGCGGCCGCTCCGCTGGCCGTGATGGCGTGCGAGAACGCGATCGGTGCCACCGACCTGCTGCGCGACGAGATCCGCGCCCAGGCCGGTGACGCGTGGGAGGCCGTCTCGGGCCGAGCGATCTTCGCCAACACCGCCGTCGACCGCATCGTGCCCGCGCAGCCCGCGGGCGCCGGCGTCGACGTCACGGTCGAGCCGTTCTACGAGTGGGCGATCGAGTCCGGCCCGTTCGGGGGCGACCTGCCGAACATCCCCGGCGCGCACTTCGTCGACGACCTCGAGCCCTACATCGAGCGCAAGCTCTTCACGGTCAACACCGGACACGCCACGACGGCGTACTTCGGTGCGCAGGCCGGTACCCCGACCGTGGCCGAAGCCCTCGCCGTACCCGAGATCGCCGCGAGCGTCTCGGCCGCGCTCGAAGAGACCTCGGCGCTCCTCGTCCACAAGCACGGTCTCGACGCCGGCGAGCTCGCGGAGTACCGCGCCACGATCCTGCGGCGCTTCGCCAACCCCGAGCTGCCCGACACCGTCGGACGCGTGGGACGCCAGCCCCTCCGCAAGCTCTCCCGGCACGAGCGCTTCGTCGGCCCCGCCGCGGAAGCGGCCGAGGCCGGCCTGTCGGTGGATGCGTTGGTCGCGGCGATCGGCGCCGCCCTTGCGTTCGACGACCCGGAGGACCCGCAGTCCGTCGAGCTGCAGCAGCGCCTGCGCACCGAGGATGCGGCATCCTTCACGGCCTCGGTGACGGGACTCGAGCCCTCGCACCCGCTCTTCGCGCGGGTCGAGCGCGCGGTCGCCGAGCGCCAGTCGGCGATCGGCTCAGACCCCCGATGAGCGACGCGGCGGTGCGGGCGGCGGGTGACGAGCCCGGACGCCCGCACCGTCGGTTGCGGACGCGACGGATCGTCCGCGTCGGCCTGCTGTCGATCGCCGGCATCCTGGTGGCCGCCGTCGTCGGCATCCTCGTCTGGAGCCAGGTCGGAGTCATGGACGCCGAGGCGGAGCCCCTCGCCGCCGTCCGCGCCGACGCGCGCATCGCGATGTCGGAGGTCGACGGCAGCCTCGTGCTCGAACCCGCCGAGGGACCGGGGGGTGTCGGCCTCGTCTTCGTGCCGGGCGCGAAAGTGCAGGCCGAGGCATACGCGGCGATCCTCGCCGACGTGGTGGCCGACGACGATGTGACGGTGGTGATCACCCGGCCGTGGCTCAACCTCGCGTTCTTCGACCCGCGGCCGCTCTCGTCGTTCACGGACCTCGTCCCCGGGGTCGAGACCTGGCTGGTTGGCGGGCACTCGCTCGGCGGCGTACGGGCGTGCCAGTTGGCGACGGATGCCGACGGGCTCGTCCTGTTCGGGTCATACTGCGCGACCGACCTGTCGGCATCAGGGCTGCCGGTGCTGAGCCTGTCGGGCTCGGACGACGGCCTGACCACACCGCAGAAGGTCGACGACAACCGCCACCTGCTGCCCGCCGGTGCGACTTTCGTCGAGATCGCCGGCGCCAGCCACGCATCCTTCGGCGACTACGGTCCCCAGGCCGGCGACGGTACCCCCTCGATCTCGCCCGCCGACATGCGGGCCGAGGTCACCGCGGCGCTGTCGGCACTCGTGGCATCCCTCCCCCGCTGACCCGGCGCCCGGGGCGGCCGAACTCCTCAGATATGGGCATCGGAGGCGCCTGAGACTGCCGCAGGCCCTACTGAGGCTGGAACACTGAGGAGTTGACGCCCGGGCGGCGGGCCCTCCCCAAAGCTGATCCCGAGGTCTGCTGTCCTCAGCACCCCACTTACCTCGATCACGGTAGGCACAGAGTTCGCATACTGCCGACGTGATGCCGACAGATTGGAAGAGCGCGACGGACCTCGGTCTCCGCCGTTCAGAGGTCGACCGCGCGCTCGCGCAGGTAACACTCGTACGCGTCCGCCGCGGGCGCTATCTGCCCGGCTCGACCCATCCCGATATCCTCGCGGCGGCGCGGCTGGGCTGCCGGCTGGACTGCGTTTCACTGCTGAGGGCTGTCGGCGTCTTCGTGCTGGACCGGCATCCGCTCCACGTCAACGCCCGCGTGGGGTCCAGCAGGCTGCCGGAAGCCCCCGACGGTGTCGTCCGACACTGGCGAACGGATGACGACCCGCCGACCTCGGTTACCGCCGATCTCGTCTCCGCGCTGGCGCAGGCGTGCCGCTGCCAAGATCCCCGCGCCGCAGTCGCCACGCTCGACAGCGCATGGCACCAGCGCATGATCGACGCTGAGGGCATTGCCGAGATCTTCGCACGCCTGCCGCGCCGATACCGCCGGCTACAGCTCCTCCTCGACCCCTCAGCAGAATCCGGTTCCGAGTCACTCCTCCGCCTCGTCCTCCGTGCGATCGGATGCCGATTCGAGACTCAGGTCGACATTCCGGGAGTCGGCCGGGTCGACTTCCTCGTCGAAGGCTGGCTGATCGTCGAATGCGACAGCGAAGCCCACCACTCCGGCTGGGATGCTCAGAAGCGCGACAGGCGACGAGATCTCGCAGCCGCAGCCCAGGGGTACACGACTATTCGCCCGCTAGCCGAGGACATCTTCCACAACCGTGACCGGCTGGCGCAGCAGCTTCGCGCTGTGGTCGCCCACCGTCCAACGCGATAACTCCTCATACCGGGCTCCCTAGCCTCGGTCGAACCCAGAAACTCGGCGGACCCGGCACAGAACTGAGGAGTTAGCCGGGGTCAGGCTCCGAAGCCCTCCGCGATGACCTCGATGAGCT
It contains:
- a CDS encoding alpha/beta hydrolase, yielding MSDAAVRAAGDEPGRPHRRLRTRRIVRVGLLSIAGILVAAVVGILVWSQVGVMDAEAEPLAAVRADARIAMSEVDGSLVLEPAEGPGGVGLVFVPGAKVQAEAYAAILADVVADDDVTVVITRPWLNLAFFDPRPLSSFTDLVPGVETWLVGGHSLGGVRACQLATDADGLVLFGSYCATDLSASGLPVLSLSGSDDGLTTPQKVDDNRHLLPAGATFVEIAGASHASFGDYGPQAGDGTPSISPADMRAEVTAALSALVASLPR
- a CDS encoding endonuclease domain-containing protein, with amino-acid sequence MPTDWKSATDLGLRRSEVDRALAQVTLVRVRRGRYLPGSTHPDILAAARLGCRLDCVSLLRAVGVFVLDRHPLHVNARVGSSRLPEAPDGVVRHWRTDDDPPTSVTADLVSALAQACRCQDPRAAVATLDSAWHQRMIDAEGIAEIFARLPRRYRRLQLLLDPSAESGSESLLRLVLRAIGCRFETQVDIPGVGRVDFLVEGWLIVECDSEAHHSGWDAQKRDRRRDLAAAAQGYTTIRPLAEDIFHNRDRLAQQLRAVVAHRPTR